The nucleotide window AGGCTTTCGTTTCCCGACGGACCCAGGTCAGCTCTCGATCAGGCTCTGTCTGAACTCGTCCTCAACGCCCAGAAGGTGCTCGCCACCCAGGGCCGTCTTCGCAGCCTCCTTCAAGCCAGCCAGGCCGTGGTGGAAGAGCTCGACCTCGCCGCCGTCCTCCGCCGCATCGTGGATGTCGCCGTCGACCTCGTCGGCGCCCAGTACGGCGCCCTGGGCGTCATCGCGCCGAGCGGCAACCTCGAGCAGTTCATCCACGTCGGCATTCCCGACGAACAGGCAGCGGAGATCGGTCACCTTCCCGCCGGCCACGGCCTTCTCGGCGCACTGATCGACGATCCGCACGCCATCCGGCTCACCCACCTGGGCGAAGACTCACGGTCCTCCGGGTTCCCGGCGCACCACCCGCCCATGGACAGCTTCCTCGGCGTGCCCGTTCGCGTGCGCGGTGAGGTCTACGGCAACCTCTACCTCTCCAATCAGGCCTCCGGCGCGTTCAGCGAGGAGGACGAGGAATTGCTGACCGCGCTGGCCGCGACAGCGGGAATCGCCATCGACAACGCCAGGCTCTTCGATGAGACCCGGCGCCGTCAGCGCTGGTCCGCAGCGTCGGCCGAGATCAGCGCCGCCCTGTTGTCCGACCGGGCCGATGCCTCACTCGAACTCCTCGCCGACAGGTTCGCCTCCCTCGCCGATGCCGACCTGGTCTGCGTGGTCCTCGCCGCCGGCGTCGGCACCCTCATCGTCGACACGGCACGTGGCAAGCAGGCCAAGCAGGTGAAGGGGATGGTGATCCCCGCGGCCGGCACCACTGTGGGGCGCGCGTTCGAGAGCGGCCAGCCCATTCTGACCGCAGACGGCGGAGCGAGCCTCGACCAGGCGGACGCCCAGCTCGTCCTCGGGCCCACCATGGTGATCCCGCTGCTCGCCTCTGGCCGCACGCACGGAGTCATGACGGTGTCCAGGTCGACCGGTCGCCCCCGATTCACAACGAGCGACCTGGAGATGGCGGCGGACTTCGCCGGTCAGGCCAGCGTCGCACTGGAGCTCGCCAGGGGCCGCACGGCCGGGCAGAAGCTCGCGCTGCTGGAGGACCGCAGCCGGATCGCCAGGGACCTGCACGACAACGTGATCCAGCGCGTCTTCGCCGCCGGCATCGGTCTGCAGGCCATCAGCGGGTCCGTCGACGACCCTGAGGTGCGCGAGCGCATCATCGAGGAAGTGGTCGCGCTCGATGTCGCGATCGTCGAGATCCGCACCGCCATCTTCGCCCTGACGGCGCAGACCAGCCGGGATCGCGGCTCCATCCGACACCGCATCATCGACTTGCTGAGCGAACTCGCCTCCCTGTTCG belongs to Cryobacterium sp. SO2 and includes:
- a CDS encoding GAF domain-containing protein, with the protein product MTVPETRLSFPDGPRSALDQALSELVLNAQKVLATQGRLRSLLQASQAVVEELDLAAVLRRIVDVAVDLVGAQYGALGVIAPSGNLEQFIHVGIPDEQAAEIGHLPAGHGLLGALIDDPHAIRLTHLGEDSRSSGFPAHHPPMDSFLGVPVRVRGEVYGNLYLSNQASGAFSEEDEELLTALAATAGIAIDNARLFDETRRRQRWSAASAEISAALLSDRADASLELLADRFASLADADLVCVVLAAGVGTLIVDTARGKQAKQVKGMVIPAAGTTVGRAFESGQPILTADGGASLDQADAQLVLGPTMVIPLLASGRTHGVMTVSRSTGRPRFTTSDLEMAADFAGQASVALELARGRTAGQKLALLEDRSRIARDLHDNVIQRVFAAGIGLQAISGSVDDPEVRERIIEEVVALDVAIVEIRTAIFALTAQTSRDRGSIRHRIIDLLSELASLFEQTPRLVFTGPIDLLTPPEMSDDIAAVIREGLMNVVRHAQATETVVNLSVADDLVVIEVVDNGVGVVESDRRSGLANLAARAAQWGGDVVLENRARGGSRLRWTALIEPEPVRKES